In Hamadaea flava, a genomic segment contains:
- the fabI gene encoding enoyl-ACP reductase FabI has translation MLLEGKKILVTGVITDQSIAFSVARVAQEQGAEIVLTAYPRPTLVERIAKRLPKQAPVIPLDVTNAEELAGIADKVREHLPTLDGIVHSIGFAPQTALGGNFLETKWEDVAAAVHASTYSYKSLATALLPLMKPGGSIVGLTFDATVAYPVYDWMGVAKAGLESASRYLAQYLGPQGIRSNLVSAGPLRSMAAKSIPGFEKFEESWANRAPLGWELTNAEPAAKAVVALLSDWFPATTGEIVHVDGGYHAMAG, from the coding sequence GTGCTGCTCGAAGGCAAGAAGATCCTGGTCACCGGCGTCATCACCGATCAGTCCATCGCGTTCAGCGTGGCGAGGGTGGCTCAGGAGCAGGGCGCCGAGATCGTGCTGACGGCGTACCCGCGGCCGACGCTCGTGGAGCGGATCGCCAAGCGGCTGCCCAAACAGGCCCCGGTCATCCCGCTCGACGTGACCAACGCCGAGGAGCTCGCCGGCATCGCCGACAAGGTACGTGAACACCTGCCGACCCTCGACGGCATCGTGCACTCGATCGGGTTCGCGCCGCAGACCGCGCTGGGCGGCAACTTCCTGGAGACGAAGTGGGAGGACGTGGCGGCCGCCGTGCACGCCTCGACGTACTCCTACAAGTCGCTGGCCACGGCGTTGCTGCCGCTCATGAAGCCGGGCGGGTCGATCGTCGGGCTCACCTTCGACGCGACCGTGGCGTACCCGGTCTACGACTGGATGGGCGTGGCCAAGGCCGGTCTGGAGTCGGCGAGCCGCTACCTCGCGCAGTACCTCGGCCCGCAGGGCATCCGCAGCAACCTCGTCTCGGCCGGTCCGCTGCGCAGCATGGCGGCCAAGTCGATCCCGGGCTTCGAGAAGTTCGAGGAGTCGTGGGCCAACCGTGCCCCGCTCGGCTGGGAGCTGACCAACGCCGAGCCGGCCGCCAAGGCCGTCGTGGCGCTGCTGTCGGACTGGTTCCCGGCCACCACGGGTGAGATCGTCCACGTCGATGGGGGCTATCACGCGATGGCTGGCTAA
- a CDS encoding HAD-IIA family hydrolase, producing MTERKPIESWLTDMDGVLVHEGVPVPGATEFIGRLRASGKPFLVLTNNSIYTPRDLHARLTRLGFDLPEDAIWTSALATAQFLADQRPGGTAYVIGEAGLTTAMHNAGYILTDYKPDYVVLGETRNYSFEAITMMIRLINNGSRFICTNPDATGPSNEGALPAAGSVAALVTKATGIEPYFVGKPNPMMMRSALNKIGAHSESAAMIGDRMDTDILCGLEAGLQTFLVLTGISTKEDMERYPFRPSRVVGSVADLIAEV from the coding sequence ATGACCGAACGGAAGCCGATCGAGAGCTGGCTGACCGACATGGACGGCGTGCTCGTGCACGAGGGCGTGCCGGTGCCGGGAGCGACCGAGTTCATCGGGCGGCTGCGCGCCTCCGGTAAGCCGTTCCTCGTCCTGACGAACAACTCGATCTACACGCCCCGGGATCTGCACGCCCGGCTGACCCGGCTCGGGTTCGACCTGCCGGAGGACGCCATCTGGACGTCGGCGCTGGCGACCGCGCAGTTCCTGGCCGACCAGCGGCCCGGCGGGACGGCGTACGTGATCGGCGAGGCGGGCCTGACGACCGCGATGCACAACGCCGGTTACATCCTCACCGACTACAAGCCCGACTACGTGGTGCTGGGCGAGACCCGCAACTACAGCTTCGAGGCGATCACGATGATGATCCGCCTGATCAACAACGGGTCGCGGTTCATCTGCACCAACCCCGACGCGACCGGCCCGTCGAACGAGGGTGCGCTGCCGGCCGCCGGCTCGGTCGCGGCGCTCGTCACGAAGGCGACCGGCATCGAGCCGTACTTCGTGGGCAAGCCCAACCCGATGATGATGCGCTCGGCGCTCAACAAGATCGGCGCGCACTCGGAGTCGGCGGCGATGATCGGCGACCGGATGGACACCGACATCCTGTGTGGACTGGAGGCGGGCCTCCAGACGTTCCTCGTGCTGACCGGCATCAGCACCAAGGAGGACATGGAGCGCTATCCGTTCCGGCCCTCGCGCGTGGTCGGCTCGGTCGCCGACCTCATCGCCGAGGTCTGA
- a CDS encoding ferrochelatase, producing MPVDAFLLLSFGGPEGPDDVMPFLRNVTAGRGVPEERLLEVAEHYQHFGGVSPINEQNRALLRAIEADFRDQGVGLPLYWGNRNWQPMLADTLAQMRDDGVEFAVGLATSAYAGYSSCRQYLEDIAAARAKVGPGAPEVVKLPHFYDRPGFVEPHVDAVRAALAKVGPGPARIVFTAHSIPLSMARTAGPGAGEGSAEPSGVQSVGLYEAQLREVARLVAERAAPGLAWDLVWQSRSGPPQVPWLEPDVNDHLRTVAEKAVVVSPIGFVSDHLEVIWDLDNEAAATAAELSLAYARAATPGTDPRFVRMITDLVREAMAAPQATAPSDTRPTPGLGRLSAIQTCGAGCCPAPARRG from the coding sequence GTGCCAGTAGACGCCTTTTTGCTGCTGTCGTTCGGCGGTCCCGAGGGCCCCGACGACGTGATGCCGTTCTTGCGCAACGTGACCGCCGGGCGCGGTGTCCCGGAGGAGCGGCTGCTCGAAGTCGCCGAGCACTACCAGCACTTCGGCGGCGTCTCGCCGATCAACGAGCAGAACCGGGCGCTCCTGCGGGCGATCGAGGCCGACTTCCGGGATCAGGGTGTCGGCCTGCCCCTCTACTGGGGCAACCGCAACTGGCAGCCGATGCTCGCCGACACCCTGGCGCAGATGCGCGATGACGGCGTCGAGTTCGCGGTCGGGCTCGCGACGAGCGCGTACGCCGGATATTCGTCGTGCCGGCAGTATCTGGAGGACATCGCGGCGGCCCGGGCCAAGGTCGGTCCGGGCGCGCCCGAGGTCGTCAAGCTGCCCCACTTCTACGACCGTCCCGGGTTCGTCGAGCCACACGTGGACGCCGTCCGGGCGGCGCTGGCGAAGGTCGGGCCCGGCCCGGCTCGGATCGTCTTCACCGCGCACTCGATCCCGCTGTCCATGGCGCGTACGGCGGGCCCGGGAGCCGGGGAGGGCTCGGCCGAGCCGTCAGGAGTGCAGTCGGTCGGTCTGTACGAGGCTCAGCTGAGGGAGGTCGCCCGGCTGGTCGCCGAGCGCGCCGCGCCCGGCCTCGCCTGGGACCTCGTCTGGCAGTCCCGGTCCGGCCCGCCGCAGGTGCCGTGGCTGGAGCCGGACGTCAACGACCACCTCCGGACGGTGGCGGAGAAGGCGGTGGTAGTGAGCCCGATCGGGTTCGTCTCCGACCATCTCGAAGTCATCTGGGACCTGGACAACGAGGCGGCCGCGACGGCGGCCGAGCTGAGTCTGGCGTACGCCCGCGCGGCGACCCCGGGCACCGATCCTCGCTTCGTGCGGATGATCACCGATCTCGTACGCGAGGCGATGGCCGCACCGCAGGCAACAGCGCCGTCCGATACACGGCCGACACCCGGGCTCGGTAGGCTTTCGGCGATACAGACGTGCGGGGCCGGGTGTTGTCCGGCGCCCGCGAGGCGCGGATAG
- the fabG gene encoding beta-ketoacyl-ACP reductase, whose translation MARTVLVTGGNRGIGLAIAQAFAKQGDRVAITHRGSWDTATAPDLFPVTCDITDPAAVDAAFATVEQELGPVEVLVANAGITDDTLLMRMSEEQFGRVLETNLTGAWRCAKRASTKMVRGRWGRMIFISSVVGLYGGVGQVNYAASKAGLVGMARSITRELGSRNITANVVAPGFIETDMTAKLPEERQAEYKKAIPLGRFATPDEVAGVCTWLAGESAGYVTGAVIPVDGGLGMGH comes from the coding sequence GTGGCTCGCACCGTACTGGTCACCGGCGGCAATCGCGGCATCGGCTTGGCCATCGCCCAGGCGTTCGCCAAGCAGGGCGACCGGGTGGCGATCACCCACCGTGGCTCGTGGGACACGGCGACGGCGCCGGACCTGTTCCCGGTGACCTGCGACATCACCGACCCGGCTGCGGTCGATGCCGCGTTCGCCACGGTCGAGCAGGAGCTCGGCCCGGTCGAGGTGCTGGTCGCCAACGCCGGGATCACCGACGACACGCTGCTGATGCGGATGTCGGAGGAGCAGTTCGGCCGGGTGCTGGAGACCAACCTCACCGGGGCCTGGCGCTGCGCCAAGCGCGCGTCGACCAAGATGGTCCGCGGCCGCTGGGGCCGGATGATCTTCATCTCGTCGGTGGTGGGCCTCTACGGCGGCGTCGGCCAGGTGAACTACGCGGCTAGCAAGGCCGGCCTGGTCGGCATGGCCCGGTCGATCACGCGAGAGCTGGGCAGCCGCAACATCACGGCGAATGTGGTCGCGCCCGGGTTCATCGAGACCGACATGACCGCGAAGCTCCCCGAGGAGCGGCAGGCGGAGTACAAGAAGGCCATTCCGCTGGGCCGGTTCGCCACGCCCGACGAGGTCGCCGGGGTGTGCACCTGGCTGGCCGGGGAGAGCGCCGGTTACGTCACCGGGGCGGTCATCCCGGTCGACGGCGGCCTCGGCATGGGCCACTGA